Proteins encoded in a region of the Coriobacteriia bacterium genome:
- a CDS encoding N-acetylmuramoyl-L-alanine amidase encodes MGSAVATPTNEDSSAVPATRVVAAGIPTARETREVVIAWQPSHQADTGGAGWKEYHICGDIADRAIDELTEFEHVKAWDTKHGLTGTNNYRPHPTNTKAFDREVKLANRANADVFIAIHNDGGAPSGILGECMGSDRKSKALCKALVKGLSARLEMDNRGVREVRIYSLEKVRNHAEYRCLLEVGDNAADRAFLESPDGRQKVAEAIAEVIRDFEFD; translated from the coding sequence ATGGGGTCAGCAGTCGCAACCCCTACCAATGAGGACTCGTCGGCGGTGCCCGCGACTCGTGTTGTTGCTGCGGGAATTCCTACCGCACGTGAGACCCGGGAGGTCGTGATTGCTTGGCAGCCTTCTCATCAGGCGGACACGGGCGGTGCCGGCTGGAAGGAGTACCACATCTGTGGCGATATAGCGGACCGCGCGATTGACGAGCTGACGGAGTTTGAGCACGTCAAAGCTTGGGACACGAAACACGGACTAACTGGCACAAACAACTACCGTCCTCATCCGACCAACACGAAGGCCTTCGACCGAGAAGTCAAACTGGCAAATCGAGCGAATGCTGATGTCTTCATCGCAATCCACAATGACGGCGGAGCGCCAAGCGGCATCCTGGGGGAGTGCATGGGCTCCGACCGCAAGAGCAAGGCGTTGTGCAAAGCGCTGGTGAAGGGTCTGTCAGCGCGGCTAGAAATGGACAACCGCGGCGTCAGAGAGGTCCGGATCTACAGTCTCGAGAAGGTGCGGAATCATGCGGAGTATCGGTGCCTACTCGAAGTGGGCGACAACGCCGCCGATCGCGCGTTCCTCGAGAGTCCGGACGGCCGGCAGAAGGTCGCAGAGGCCATTGCCGAAGTGATCAGGGACTTTGAGTTCGACTAG